The sequence AGGGCCTACCCCCCAACCTAGAGTAGCTAGGTGGGGAAGTAAAATCAATCCTTGTTCATACATAGGCTTCTCGGGTACGAAATGGGCTACTTCAAATAGGTTCATTGCTCCGGCCCAGAATACAATTAATCCAGCATGGGCAACATGAGCCCCTAGTAGTTTACCGGATAAATTGATAAGTCGGGCATTCCCGGCCCACCAAGCGAAACCAATGGTTTCTTGGTCACGACCAGCTAAGGCTAAAGTTCCATTAAAGAGCGTTTCCACGTGGTAGAACCTCCTCAGGGAATATAAGGTTTTCATGAGGCTGATCTTGAGCCGCCATCCAAGCGCGAATACCTTCATTTAAGAGAATATTTTTGGTGTAGAAAGTCTCAAATTCAGGATCTTCCATTGCGCGAATTTCCTGAGAAACGAAGTCATAGGCACGTAGGTTCAGGGCTAGACCAACTACTCCAAGAGCACTCATCCATAAACCGGTTACTGGTACAAATAACATAAAGAAATGTAACCAACGTTTATTGGAAAAAGCAACCCTAAAGATTTGGGACCAAAAGCGGTTAGCGATGACCATTGAATAAGTTTCTTCGGCTTGAGTTGGGTTAAAAGCACGGAATGTATTTGCACCATCACCGTCTTCAAATAAACTATTTTCTACGGTAGCACCATGAATGGCGCATAGCAAAGCAGCGCCCAATACACCGGCAACTCCCATCATATGAAAGGGGTTCAAGGTCCAATTATGAAACCCTtgaaaaaataggatgaatcgaAATATAGCTGCTACACCAAAACTAGGTGCAAAGAACCAACCAGACTGACCTAGTGGATAAATCAGAAATACAGAAACAAAAAAAGTAATTGGACCAGAGAATGCGATTGCATTATAAGGTCTCAATTGAACAGATCGAGCAAGCTCGAATTGACGTAACATGAAACCTATTAGGCCAAAAGCTCCATAGAGAGCAAAAAAAGTCCACAGACCCCCCAATTGACACCAATGAGTAAAATCTCCTTGTGCTTTAGGACCCcatagtaacaacaacaaatgtGCTAAACTATTAGCAGGAGTAGAAACCGTGGCAGTTAAGAAATTACAGCCTTCCAAATAAGAACTGGCCAATCCATGGGTATACCATGAAGTTACAAAGGTTGTACCTGTGAACCAACCCCCTAAAGCAAAATAGGCACAAGGAAAGAGCAATAGACCGGACCAGCCTACAAAAATAAAACGGTCCCTCCGTGACCAGTCAtccataatatcaaataaatcaCTTTCGTCTTTAGTAAACTTACCAATGGATATAGTCATAGCGATCCTTCTATTCAACTACTTCGACCATTTTTGAGCACCTCATATCTTTTTTGGGGCGTCCGAAGATTCGATCATTTTTGTATGATTTCTCTTGCACTGCCCTTTCCAATGGGTTTCGAAGATAAAAATCCTTTATTGATTAGCCCATAAACTGACCTAGGTAAATCCATGAACTCCATTGGATTATTCCTTCTGACTAAGCATATGAACCATGAATTATCTTATTAAGACAATTCAATCAATCCCTTGTTTTGAAATAACTCTTCAAGGACCAAACGGTCCCTTTCCTTCATACTTcatataaataaatctaaaacccCAGAGTATATCTTTCCACGGAtcgaaagaaaaaagaaagttcgagcaaatatttatttttagattcttttgtctgttagaaaaagagataatctaCTATTTTTCCCTTTAGCAAAtctaaaattcaataaaataaataaaataacttggAGACTAGAAATGAAAGTCTCTTTCTCGGATCTATTCTTCATCACACTGTTGGAACAAAACAAAAATACCGGATGCAACGATATTGAAATATTTGTTACATGAAGCCACGATCTGATAGATATACATCGAAATCTACAATCTActtaatatagatatataatctagaTAGAAATTAATCTTTGATCTAGAATCAAAGAAAGATAATAAATGGCTCTTATGGTGTGACTTGGAAGAAAGGTTTATCTATAGAGGAAAGGAATAACAATTTATTCCTATAATTTTTCCTATAGAAAATCTAGTAACAAGAAGATTTAATCGGAAATATCGACAAATTCTTGTGCagtccaaaacaaaaaaatgaaataaaaaaaaaatcaactgcTCCAATTTCATCTCTATCGAATTTTAATATCAGAATAGCGAATATAGTCATGATTCAATAGGTCAGGTCcacttcctttttcttttgttgatttcTAACCTTTCAAATGGATTTGGTTGGTATAATGGAAAATAGGAATATTCGGTGGGTGATTCAAGAAGTGACTTTACATTTTTCAGAAATTCATAATAATGAAAATTGActaaacaaatgttcaactttATAACTAAGTATAATGATAATGTATTATCCAGTTAGTTACTTTTTTTATTACAAATCAAAATACAATTCTCCCCTTAAATATGAATACTAGATTGGAGTTTTACAAAGCCCCTTATCGAATTTGAACCGATGACTTACGCCTTACCATGGCGTTACTCTACCACTGAGTTAAAAGggccttttttatttaattccgGAATTATTCACTATGTGGATAAAATAtctatatgtacatatattataAACATAAGTATATATGCATTAAATACGTACAGTAGATACATAGTGTCTAGTGGCTCATGGATTTACCTAGGAAGTCTAGGAGAAAATGCAATGAAGTGTTTCAAGACCAACTCGAattgctttttttcttttattgaattgATCCCACCAGAACAAAATTCACTTGATTGATACATGTACATACACCTAGcaattcaacataaaattcaagaTATTTCATCGAATCATGGAATGAAGAGATTCTACTTGTCTCTTGAACTAAATTCTTGGATAAAAAACAATTTTCTGCTTGATCTTACTAGATTTCTCATTTGTTAATTTCCTGTCTTGGTGGGAGGGAGATAAGGATATCTCGTCTTAACAATGAATCAAATGAAAGTGAAAGAAATCGAAATAAAattctaaatactaaaataatcgaaataaattcaattgaaataattcaaaaataaaaaaaatactactactaGATTTTAGATTTCTAATGGCGATTAGAATGAATAATTCatcagaataaaaaataattctatgCAATTCTGAAAGGGGGAAAGATCCCTCGGATAGAATCATTCGATTATATTGACAATTTCAAAAAACTGATCATACTATGATCATAGTATGATGGCCGTTGGTCAAGCGGGCCCCCATCGTCTAGTGGTTTAGgacatctctctttcaaggaggCAGCGGGGATTCGAATTCCCCTGGGGGTAGGGTACTACGAAAGGAAGTTGATCTTGGATTACCAATAAGTCTAAAATTGATTCTTCCTGGGTCGATGCCCGAGCGGTTAATGGGGACGGACTGTAAATTCGTTGGCAATATGTCTACGCTGGTTCAAATCCAGCTCGGCCCAATAATTCGACAATCCACCATGAGATGATATAACCCCTTTGTACTTCAGAAATAGCCGATCCGGAGATAAAAAAGAATCAAATTTTCTGCTAGATCCCGTGTTTCCCTTAGATTGTAGTTCAATTGGTCAGAGCACCGCCCTGTCAAGGCGGAAGCTGCGGGTTCGAGCCCCATCAGTCCCGACGGATCCAATATAAATCTCTCCCTTTTTATGAAGGGGACGGGGGGCAGAATTTCATTGTCAAAGCAAAGGGGAAatccttatttcttttttctttcctttgggtAATATGAGGTTGGATTAGTACAATTATTGGTAGCATTATAGTCAGTATTCCAAGAAATGCTGGCTTTTTCGATTGACCCCGATGCATGTAATGGAATCGGGTACTATACCTTTTTGAGGCGCGCATACACAAAGGGAATTCTTTTCTTGTCCAATAcaaaattgaatataagaaaatactttccagaaaaaacaaaaaaaaaacaatttatttttctGGATACGGATTTATGGAACCTCACTTACTAGTTTGAAGTTGAAAAATAGATTTCATGCAAATTGCACACTGAGCTTTTGGTATAGGTGTCCCGGGGCTAATAATCTACGAAGAAAGGAGGGGGAAGGACAGATCAACCAAAGATCCTACTCCTCTTAGAAAGGGGAATGAATCAtttttccaattttttattttgttttaaggCCCCATCGACGAAagaacaaattgaaaaatagtaaatttgATGAATATTCATTTTATACGGTCGCATCTTTATCACACTTCTTTGTCTTCCAAGTCAAAAATAGTTTCGTTCTAAACTCCTTTCTTTTTCCATTTAGCTTTTATTGTTTGTTTGGGTTTGTAACTATGTGACCACTGGAAGTGGAAGAGCTGTTTGATGAGACTTCATCAGATGATTGTACAAGAAGAAACTAGATAGattagagagaaaaaaagaacagatgataaaaaatgataaataaaggaATTTTGGTTGGATTAGGTTAGGAATCCAAGTTTGGGGCGGTATGGATAAAAGAACTTCCTATGTTATACTATTCAATTCTCGACGACGAATTGATTTGATAGTTCAGATATTGTTATTCATGATATTGATCCGATTCAAGATCATCGAGAGGTAATATTCATTCATTGAATTTACAGGCCAAAGATTCATCATCTCTATGGGATTAAATCCCGAGTTATTGTGAAGTAAAAAATCGATGAGATTATGGAAGTAAATATTCTTGCATTTATTGCTACTGCACTATTTATTCTAGTTCCTACCACTTTTCTACTTATCATTTACGTAAAAACAGTCAGTCAAAACTTTTAATTATTaactaatttgaatgaaatttgacTTCTGAGTTCTTAGCCAAAATTGccgaaataaaatgaaaaagattcCAATTTCATGTCTTAAATGAAATGAGTGGACTAGAATCGGCAGTATTCTAATAGATAGATAGTATGGTAGAAAGATTCATCTATTTCTTTCTACCATACTATTTATTAGTTAGATTGTAGCTGCTCCCTGGACTAAAATAAAGATAGGGGCTGCATTTGATATGGATCTATAGATCAATCCACAATATTATCTTGATATATGTGAATATCAATTCCATATATGGGAGTGACATAGCATCCAATTCCATTTATTTTCTATATCTATTTGTTCTGATCAATCTAAATTACTCTTATGTCTTATAGTTTGAAAGAAACAGATAAAAAAGGGGTCCGACCCTCCTCAGTATCACCTAGTAAGAGGCCGTTGATTGGACTAGAAAATTTAGGAAGAATTAGGTTCAAATAAATTTCCCGGGATCCTCTTCCTTTCGAACTAAAAACATGGGAATCGTTGAAATAGCTCTTTGATTGAAGGAGGATGATTCCTATAATACATTACTCCAGTCGAGTCCAATGGAATTTCAAAatgaagatatttttattttgttccaaACGTGTTGCAGAACGATCTAGAAAGCAATTGATATTGATACAGTTTGCTTCCTTAACTTAATTAGTAGGACCCCTAGAGTCCACTCCTTCCCCACACTACGAGTGAAAGGGAAAAAGTAAAGACTACCACTAAAGCAGCCCAAGCAAGACTTACTATATCCATATGAATTATGTCCCCTATCTCTATAAATATAAAGGAATTGTTCCATTATTCCTCACTAATAATAGTGGAATCAATGGCGCAGAGTCAAAAAGAACGAAGACTATTAATAAACCAATCCGATAAATTCGCTCATTTTATAAGAAATTCCTATATGATTTCTAATCGAGAAAGATTAAACACAACCAAAATCCGCAATAAGGAATGTTACTAATGGAACATGTAGGAATAATAGGTCCTATTCTTTTTTTGTTGACCGTCATTTCAATTGATTGGATGCTTGAGCACTCAGAGATTTCCGTGAGTTCCTCGTATATAATAAAGTATCTTCCGCCCCCTTCCACAACTATTTATATTTCCTATCGGGCTCTCTAATCTAACCCAAGGTCCAGTCATTatacaatagattaataatataaaatttttatttgtagtAGAAGGTAATTGCGAAGTCTTGATAGCCCCTCTAGCATTCGAATATTTCCTTGAAGCCTAGCCTAAGCCTAAATATGCAATGATATGCAATGCAaggatatttaaaattttttagaaaaaccccCAGACCAGATGTTTAGAATCAAACAAGTATCAACAGTCTGCCTTCTCTGCTTCTGCTGGGGAATCGTTCGGCGGGTTATATCAACAGAAGAAAAGAAGAGATTTCTAGTTTTTTGTTGATCAGGCGACACCCGGATTTGAACTGGGGAAAAAAGGATTTGCAGTCCTCTGCCTTACCACTCAGCCATGTCGCCAAAATgctacaaatacaaaatagatgaAAACTTTCCCAGATTACTGAACTATTTTTTTATTCGTACTTGCACCTTGAGTTCtgttttccttaatttttcctaaaagtCAAAGAAATCCTAATCCTTCATCCCTTTTGATTGGGTTTGATTCATCCTTTCAATTTCGATTGAGtctatctcaaaattcataatgTTCAAAACTTTCTCTTACCTTTCTATTGAAATCTATTGAAAAATCAAATGTGGATTTTCTGTcgcaaaatcaaaaattcaactttatgaaaataggaACCATTAACTATTGACTTAGAATGCATGAACAATTCTTGGATTTGAATCTCCAATTTTTGTTTTCCTAATGACATAAGAAAATACAACTTGATATATAACTAATCAGTATGgattttttcaatcaaaaaatCCTTctcaattataaattataattattaataataattataacaacAATTATGAGTATATGTAAACCCCCCAAGAGAAATTGTTAGAcggatatatattatttatatatgtttccGATATAGAATTATCAGATATAAGAAAAGTATCAtacttcaatttgaattttgaattgaataGAAAATTTAAATTCTGTTTTCGTAGAGCACAACCTGTGTTGCCCCGAATAGAACATAGAACGACAATaaaacaagaaaagagaagaaagacgGATATTATAGATATCTCCACACGTGTTTAAGCCATACAAACCTTCTTTTCTTATACACTTCACAATCGTATTCTACtcaaaaatccataaacaaaATCTCTCTCTTCTCTGTGAATCATTTTTTGAACAacgaaatccataacataaaagggGGGTTAAATGCTAAAAAACCGATTCTAATTCTATATATTCTCTTTCTGATTTTTATGCCTTTATCTCAGCGAAAAGATCAAATGTCCAATCCATTTATTTTTCTGGTATTCAAGCAGGTTGGAATatgtattatcataataatgGTAGAAATggaatcatttttgtttttatattctaTACAAAATCCTATAAACTTAATTAATAAGTCTAAGTAGCAGAAGTCCGTTTCTAGGGATGTTTTATCAATTTCTTTCCATTTGTATCTGTTGAAAATTCCAATAAATTCCAATTCAATTTAAGTAGAAAATTATCTTTCTTCCTCCATTCATACGTATTTCATACATTCCAGATATGGAGTTGGGTAAAATTTTATGTGATTCGGTAAACAAAATTGAAATGCCACCATTGCTAGATCATTTATCTAATCTATCTAATTAGATGAAGAATGAGCCAATAGTGGTATtttttgataaatgggaaattAAAAATGCTCTGGGATGGAAATGAGGGAATATCTACAATACCTGGATTTAATCAGATACAATTTGAAGGATTTTGTAGGTTCATTGATCAAGGTTTGACGGAAGAACTTTATAAGTTTCCAAAAATTGAAGATACAgatcaagaaattgaatttcaATTATTTATGGAAACATATCAATTGGTCGAACCCTTGATAAAGGAAAGAGATGTTGTGTATGAATCACTCACATATTCTTCTGAATTATATGTATCCGCGGGATTAATTTGGAAAAACAGTAGGGATATGCAAGAACAAACAATTTTTATCGGAAACATTTCTCTAATGAATTCCCTGGGAACTTCTATAGTCAATGGAATATATAGAATTGTGATCAATCAAATATTGCAAAGTCCCGGTATTTATTACCGATCAGAATTGGACCATAAAGGAATTTTGGTCTATACCGGCACCATAATATCAGATTGGGGAGAAAGATCAGAATTAGAAATTGATAGAAAAGCAAGAATATGGGCTCGTGTAAGTAGGAAACAAAAAATATCTATTCTAGTTCTATCATCAGCTATGGGTTTGAATCTAAGAGAAATTCTAGAGAATGTTTGCTATCCtgaaatttttttgtcttttctgagtaataaggagagaaaaaaaattgggtcAAAAGAAAATGCCATTTTGGAGTTTTATCAACAATTTGCTTGTGTAGGTGGCGATCCGGTATTTTCTGAATCCTTATGTAAGGAATTACAAAAGAAATTCTTTCAACAAAGATGTGAATTAGGAAGGATTGGTCGACGAAATATGAACCAAAGACTGAACCTTGATATACCCCAGAACAATACATTTTTGTTACCACGAGATATATTGGTAGCCGCCGATCATTTGATTGGGCTGAAATTTGGAATGGGTGCACTTGACGATATGaatcatttgaaaaataaacatattcGTTCTGTAGTAGATCTTTTACAAGATCAATTCGGATTGGCTCTGGTTCGTTTAGAAAATGTGGTTCGGGGGACTATATGTGGAGCAATTCGGCATAAATTGATTTCGACACCTCAGAATTTGGTAACCTCAACTCCATTAACAACtacttatgaatcctttttcggTTTACACCCATTATCTCAAGTTTTGGATTGAACTAATCCATTAACACAAATAGTTCATGGGAGAAAATTAAGTTATTTGGGCCCTGGAGGACTGACAGGTCGCACTGCTAGTTTTCGGATACGAGATATCCATCCTAGTCACTATGGACGTATTTGCCCAATTGACACATCTGAAGGAATAAATGTTGGACTTATTGGATCCTTAGCAATTCATGCGAGGATTGGTCATTGGGGATCTCTAGAAAgccctttttatgaaatttctgAGAGGTCAACCGGGGTACGGATGCTTTATTTATCACCAGGTAGAGATGAATACTATATGGTAGTGGCAGGAAATTCTTTAGCCTTAAATCAGGATATTCAGGAAGAACAGGTTGTTCCAGCTCGATACCGTCAAGAATTCTTGACTATTGCATGGGAACAGGTTCATCTTCGAagtatttttccttttcaatatttttctattgGAGCTTCCCTCATTCCTTTTATCGAACATAATGATGCGAATCGAGCTTTAGTGAGTTCTAATATGCAACGTCAAGCAGTTCTTCTTTCTCGCTCCGAGAAATGCATTGTTGGAAATGGGTTGGAACGACAAGCAGCTCTAGATTCGGGGGCTCCTGCTATAGCCAAAGGCGAGGGAAGGGTCGTTTATACCAATACCGACACGATTCTTTTAGCGGGTAATGGAGATATTCTAAGCATTCCATTAGTTATATATCCACGTTCCAATAAAaatacttgtatgcatcaaaaaCCCCAGGTTCCTCGGGGTAAATGCATtaaaaagggacaaattttagCGGATGGTGCTGCTACGGTTGG is a genomic window of Capsicum annuum cultivar UCD-10X-F1 unplaced genomic scaffold, UCD10Xv1.1 ctg4373, whole genome shotgun sequence containing:
- the LOC124892078 gene encoding LOW QUALITY PROTEIN: DNA-directed RNA polymerase subunit beta-like (The sequence of the model RefSeq protein was modified relative to this genomic sequence to represent the inferred CDS: inserted 1 base in 1 codon; substituted 2 bases at 2 genomic stop codons) yields the protein MLWDGNEGISTIPGFNQIQFEGFCRFIDQGLTEELYKFPKIEDTDQEIEFQLFMETYQLVEPLIKERDVVYESLTYSSELYVSAGLIWKNSRDMQEQTIFIGNISLMNSLGTSIVNGIYRIVINQILQSPGIYYRSELDHKGILVYTGTIISDWGERSELEIDRKARIWARVSRKQKISILVLSSAMGLNLREILENVCYPEIFLSFLSNKERKKIGSKENAILEFYQQFACVGGDPVFSESLCKELQKKFFQQRCELGRIGRRNMNQRLNLDIPQNNTFLLPRDILVAADHLIGLKFGMGALDDMNHLKNKHIRSVVDLLQDQFGLALVRLENVVRGTICGAIRHKLISTPQNLVTSTPLTTTYESFFGLHPLSQVLDXTNPLTQIVHGRKLSYLGPGGLTGRTASFRIRDIHPSHYGRICPIDTSEGINVGLIGSLAIHARIGHWGSLESPFYEISERSTGVRMLYLSPGRDEYYMVVAGNSLALNQDIQEEQVVPARYRQEFLTIAWEQVHLRSIFPFQYFSIGASLIPFIEHNDANRALVSSNMQRQAVLLSRSEKCIVGNGLERQAALDSGAPAIAKGEGRVVYTNTDTILLAGNGDILSIPLVIYPRSNKNTCMHQKPQVPRGKCIKKGQILADGAATVGGELSLGENVLVAYMSWEGYNSEDAVLISERLVYEDIYTSFHIRKYEIQTHVTSQAPEKVTNEIPHLEAHLLCNLEKNGIVMLGSWVEMGHILVGKLTPQVVKESSYAPKDRLLRAILGIQVSTSKETCLKLPIGGRGRVIDVRWIQKRGGSSYNPETIHVYISQKRESNVGNKVARRHENKGIISKILPRQDMPYLQDGRSVDMVFNPLGVPSRMNVGQIFECSLGLAGSLLDRHYRIAPFDERYEXEASRKLVFXELYEASKQTLNPWVFEPEYPGKSRIFDGRMGNPFEQPVIIGKPYILKLIHQVDDKFHGRSSGHYALVTQQPLRGRAKQGGQRVGQMEVWALERFQGAHILQEMLTYKSNHIRARQEVHGTTIIGGTIPNPEDAPESFRLLVRELRFLDLKLNHFLVSEKNFQINRKEA